The following proteins come from a genomic window of Nitrospira sp.:
- a CDS encoding Ribosomal arrest protein RaiA / Cold shock protein of CSP family: MELEIESRNVTMTPRWKMEIEARMDDLQRGHDDLIHGRVTLTKNRHHKKLANVAEALIIVTLPGRHTLTARKENKTFEEAIRDAFDAVGIELRKYRDKRAETEVRLPPVPPHRGVISKLFPKEQYGFILREGGGEVYFHANALQGLTLEELEDGTEVVFGLEQGDKGPQATVVTLPPPITKVP; this comes from the coding sequence ATGGAACTGGAAATTGAAAGCCGCAATGTCACCATGACCCCCCGGTGGAAAATGGAGATTGAAGCCCGCATGGATGATTTGCAACGAGGGCACGACGACTTAATTCACGGCCGAGTCACGTTGACCAAAAATCGGCACCATAAGAAACTCGCGAACGTGGCGGAGGCGCTCATCATCGTGACATTGCCCGGACGCCATACCCTGACCGCCCGAAAAGAGAACAAAACATTCGAAGAAGCGATCCGCGACGCGTTTGACGCAGTCGGCATCGAACTCCGCAAATATCGCGACAAACGCGCCGAGACTGAAGTACGCCTGCCTCCCGTGCCGCCTCATCGCGGGGTGATTAGCAAGCTGTTCCCCAAGGAGCAATACGGCTTTATCCTGCGAGAGGGCGGCGGTGAGGTCTATTTTCATGCGAATGCGCTGCAAGGACTCACGCTTGAGGAACTGGAAGACGGCACGGAAGTCGTCTTCGGCTTGGAGCAGGGTGACAAAGGTCCACAGGCAACAGTCGTCACGCTCCCGCCGCCCATCACGAAGGTGCCGTAG
- a CDS encoding Adenylylsulfate kinase, whose translation MTIDHLPSFAIWLTGLPASGKSTIVAALKPQLEALNLSVEVLESDAVRRTLTPTPTYSQPERDLFYRALAFMGAKLVSHGVTVIFDATANRRAYRDFARSLIPTFIEVWVECPLELAMQRDYKGTYQRGRRGESSTVPGLQDPYEAPLNPDVRIDTTKLSAREAAETILEYVKTTIAG comes from the coding sequence ATGACCATTGACCATCTCCCAAGCTTTGCCATTTGGCTCACCGGTTTGCCCGCCTCAGGGAAGAGCACCATCGTTGCCGCGCTCAAGCCGCAGCTGGAAGCGCTGAACTTATCCGTTGAAGTGCTGGAATCAGATGCGGTAAGGCGTACGCTGACGCCGACTCCGACCTACTCACAGCCGGAGCGGGATCTCTTTTACCGGGCTCTGGCGTTCATGGGCGCAAAGCTCGTATCGCACGGCGTTACGGTCATCTTCGATGCGACAGCCAACAGGCGCGCCTACCGTGACTTTGCCCGCAGCTTAATTCCCACATTCATTGAAGTGTGGGTGGAATGTCCATTGGAGCTGGCTATGCAGCGCGACTACAAGGGGACCTATCAACGCGGACGACGAGGAGAATCCTCTACCGTACCGGGCCTGCAAGATCCCTACGAAGCGCCGTTGAACCCGGATGTGAGAATCGATACGACGAAGCTCTCAGCAAGGGAAGCAGCAGAAACAATATTGGAATATGTGAAGACGACAATAGCAGGCTGA